GTGATGCGATTCGGTCAGCCGGGCGGCGAGGGAGCCGCCGATTTGACCGAGACCGACGATGGCAATTTTCATCGGGCGACCGAGGCTCACACCGTCTTGCCGACGGCGGCCGAGATGTTCTTGACCTGCTTCATCATCGCGTCGAATTGCTCCAGCGTCAACGACTGATAGCCGTCGCAGAGGGCTTTGTCGGGATACGGGTGAATCTCGACGATCAGGCCGTCGGCGCCGGCGGCGATTCCGGCCAGCGAAACGGGGGGAATCAAGTGCCGCTCGCCGGTGGCGTGAGATGGGTCAAGAATGACCGGCAGGTGGGTCAGCGTCTTGAGCGCGGGGATGGCCGCGATGTCGGCGGTATTGCGAGTCAGCTTCTCGAAGGTGCGAATGCCGCGTTCACAGAGGATAACATTGTAGTTGCCGTTGGCGAGCAGGTATTCGGCGGACATGAGCAATTCTTCGATCGTCGACATCAGGCCGCGTTTGAGCAGCACGGGGCGCGATTGGCGACCGATCTTTTCGAGCATGGAGAAATTCTGCATGTTGCGCGCGCCGATTTGAATGATGTCGGCATAATCCGAGACCAGTTCGACGTCGTCCTGGGAGAGGCATTCGGTGACGATGGGAATGCCGACCTCGTCGCGGACGCGGGCGAGGATTTCGAGTCCTTTGCGGCCGAGTCCCTGGAAGGCATAGGGCGAGGTACGCGGTTTGAAGGCGCCGCCGCGAAGAATGCGGGCGCCGGCGGCTTTGGCGGCGATCGCGGCCTCGCGCACCTGCTCGTAGCTTTCGACGGCACAAGGTCCGGCCATGACGGTGACGGT
This portion of the Candidatus Zixiibacteriota bacterium genome encodes:
- the aroF gene encoding 3-deoxy-7-phosphoheptulonate synthase, coding for MIVVMKKTATVKETAGVIRHIEELGLKPHISQGDEKTVIGAIGDERSIDKERLLGLEGVEAVIPILKPYKLASREFKPDATVVSLNGTKIGANTVTVMAGPCAVESYEQVREAAIAAKAAGARILRGGAFKPRTSPYAFQGLGRKGLEILARVRDEVGIPIVTECLSQDDVELVSDYADIIQIGARNMQNFSMLEKIGRQSRPVLLKRGLMSTIEELLMSAEYLLANGNYNVILCERGIRTFEKLTRNTADIAAIPALKTLTHLPVILDPSHATGERHLIPPVSLAGIAAGADGLIVEIHPYPDKALCDGYQSLTLEQFDAMMKQVKNISAAVGKTV